The proteins below come from a single candidate division WOR-3 bacterium genomic window:
- the der gene encoding ribosome biogenesis GTPase Der: MVPHIVIVGRANVGKSTLFNRIAGRRIAITFSESGTTRDRIKIKATWRDYEFYLTDTGGYITNKKEDIFSISNKVNQQILEAIRNADIIIFLVDGTGEPTIEDVKIAELLRKEKRPFVVAVNKIDRKETSQNFPFYYQLGAKEVIPISAEHGIGVDNLLDKIFEMLPKNLVQLRGGIPKVETTLRLLIAGRPNSGKSTFLNAILGKERAIVSPIPGTTRDIIEEEFTFDNRRIQIIDTAGIRKRSKIKSLVEYFSIKRVLKYIDYSDVIVLLLDGELYNENLAPLTKLDLQIIEYVLKHGKGMVIAINKLDLIPKSEHKKLINDVKISLRAFNFIPLVVISALKGQGINEVIKKAFDVYEEGQKTISDKILEQTVIPVLKKRLPSFRTKRIALRQISTLPPKFYLIVNNPQDVSEQYIRFVVNEIRNYFGFWGNPIEIKAVKKY, from the coding sequence ATGGTTCCTCACATTGTAATTGTTGGGCGAGCTAATGTCGGCAAATCAACTCTTTTTAACCGTATTGCTGGACGACGAATTGCTATTACTTTCTCAGAAAGTGGCACAACGCGTGACCGCATAAAAATTAAAGCTACATGGCGCGATTACGAGTTTTATTTAACAGATACTGGCGGGTATATCACCAATAAAAAAGAAGACATTTTTTCGATATCTAACAAAGTAAATCAACAAATTCTCGAAGCAATTCGTAACGCTGACATAATAATTTTTCTTGTCGATGGAACCGGTGAACCGACTATTGAAGATGTAAAAATAGCTGAGCTACTGCGGAAAGAAAAACGGCCATTTGTGGTAGCAGTGAATAAAATAGATCGCAAGGAAACCAGTCAAAATTTTCCATTTTATTATCAATTAGGAGCAAAGGAAGTAATACCAATTTCTGCAGAACATGGTATCGGGGTTGATAATCTTTTAGACAAAATATTTGAAATGTTACCGAAAAACTTAGTACAATTGAGGGGCGGGATTCCAAAAGTAGAAACAACATTACGGTTATTGATAGCTGGTCGGCCGAATTCTGGTAAATCAACATTTTTAAATGCCATACTAGGAAAAGAACGTGCGATCGTTTCACCAATTCCTGGTACAACCCGTGATATAATTGAAGAAGAATTTACTTTTGATAACCGAAGAATTCAGATTATCGATACCGCAGGAATAAGGAAACGATCCAAGATTAAATCCCTTGTAGAATATTTTAGTATTAAGAGAGTGCTAAAATATATTGATTATTCTGATGTGATAGTTTTACTTTTAGATGGGGAACTGTACAATGAAAATTTAGCTCCGCTTACCAAACTAGATTTACAGATTATCGAATATGTTCTAAAGCACGGAAAAGGCATGGTGATTGCAATAAATAAACTTGATTTGATCCCTAAATCAGAACATAAAAAGCTAATTAATGATGTCAAAATTAGCTTGCGTGCGTTTAATTTTATTCCTTTAGTTGTGATATCAGCACTAAAAGGACAGGGTATAAATGAGGTAATAAAAAAAGCGTTTGATGTCTATGAGGAAGGTCAAAAAACTATTTCTGACAAAATTCTAGAACAGACAGTTATTCCAGTATTAAAAAAACGTTTACCATCCTTTCGAACTAAAAGAATTGCCCTAAGGCAAATTTCAACTCTTCCGCCCAAGTTTTATCTTATTGTAAATAATCCTCAGGATGTTAGCGAGCAATATATCCGGTTTGTTGTCAATGAAATTCGTAATTACTTCGGATTTTGGGGCAACCCCATTGAGATAAAGGCTGTTAAAAAGTATTGA
- the hisC gene encoding histidinol-phosphate transaminase, translated as MSSNILPRPNLAGIKPYKPGKPIEEVARELNLTGKIIKLASNENPLGASPKALRALSQNLHEIYLYPDDNGYYLKKRLCEIYEVEPDHLIIGNGSVELIYLACLAYLNPYERLMASSGSFIMPKIGAEIMGCAIQEIPLKDYRHDLDRMLRSITAQTKIIYLDNPINPLGTCLWHDELEKFLNNVPEYVLVIIDEAYREYITNREYPDSLKFLRDGKNVLILRTFSKIYGLAGLRIGYGIAQPEVISNLMKVRMPFNVNRAGQIAALAAIDDQVHVRRSRRVNEEGKKYLYREFKKLKIFFLESWANFVFVNFATDAQAIFEELQKRGIITRTIREYGFPNALRITIGTMTENRRLISALQEILAT; from the coding sequence ATGAGCAGCAATATTTTGCCAAGACCTAATCTGGCCGGCATTAAGCCATATAAACCGGGCAAACCAATTGAGGAAGTCGCCCGGGAACTAAATCTTACCGGGAAAATCATAAAACTAGCATCAAACGAGAATCCGCTTGGAGCCTCACCGAAGGCTTTACGGGCATTAAGCCAAAATCTTCACGAAATTTATCTGTATCCGGACGACAATGGCTACTATCTTAAGAAAAGACTTTGCGAAATTTATGAAGTTGAGCCGGATCATCTGATTATTGGTAATGGTTCTGTAGAGCTTATCTATTTGGCGTGTCTAGCCTATCTAAATCCGTACGAGCGATTAATGGCCAGCAGTGGTTCATTTATTATGCCCAAAATTGGTGCTGAGATCATGGGTTGTGCGATTCAAGAAATTCCCCTGAAGGATTATCGACACGATTTAGATCGTATGCTTAGGTCAATTACGGCCCAAACCAAAATTATTTATCTTGATAATCCAATAAATCCTTTGGGCACCTGCCTATGGCATGACGAATTGGAAAAATTCCTAAATAATGTGCCAGAGTATGTTTTAGTAATTATCGATGAAGCCTATCGAGAGTATATTACAAACCGAGAATATCCGGATTCCTTAAAATTCTTACGCGACGGTAAGAATGTTTTGATTTTAAGAACTTTCTCTAAAATTTACGGATTGGCCGGATTACGAATTGGTTATGGAATTGCTCAACCCGAAGTTATTAGTAATCTAATGAAAGTTCGCATGCCCTTTAACGTCAATCGTGCTGGTCAGATCGCAGCCCTAGCAGCTATAGATGACCAGGTGCATGTTCGACGCAGTCGTCGGGTGAACGAAGAGGGCAAGAAATATTTATACCGTGAGTTTAAAAAACTTAAAATATTCTTTTTAGAAAGTTGGGCAAACTTTGTGTTTGTTAATTTCGCAACCGATGCGCAAGCAATTTTTGAAGAGCTGCAGAAACGCGGCATTATTACCCGAACAATTCGAGAATATGGATTTCCTAATGCCTTACGGATTACCATAGGCACAATGACGGAAAATCGAAGATTAATCAGTGCCTTACAAGAAATTCTTGCAACATAA
- a CDS encoding TldD/PmbA family protein — translation MMDKNKIVELLDRSLKPIDMMEVGIYSLIRGTTRFANSTIHQNLRIESPYFWTRVIIDTPQGKKIGGSSCTQLNNENIKITTIRALEVAHNTPPNKQFISLPKPESSRPYKPHKTSKIKEITPEERARAVKKIVKIAQRFNLDVAGVIHTNVYSLGIANSLGINQFGTSCDTYTTITAMSQSSSGYCMAVAKDFNQINFEELANIACQKAILSQNPKEISPGQYTVLLEPHAVAEMISFLGWLEFGAKAFAEKRSIISKSLGQKITGSNITIYDDCYHPQVNVFPFDYEGALRKKVVFIEKGIAKGVVFDSFYAQLLKKPNTGHALPAPNPYGPYPSTIIIEPGQVSMAKMLSMIDKGILVTRFWYTRVVDPDTTTITGLTRDGTFWIEDGKIKHGVKNLRFTINIYDTLKNVLAISKESVLSGEFIQVVAPALLIKDFNFTGKTEY, via the coding sequence ATGATGGATAAAAACAAAATTGTGGAATTACTAGATAGAAGCTTAAAACCAATTGATATGATGGAAGTAGGTATATATTCGCTTATTCGTGGAACGACTCGTTTTGCTAATTCGACAATTCATCAAAACCTCAGGATTGAATCTCCATATTTTTGGACTAGAGTTATTATTGATACGCCGCAAGGGAAAAAAATTGGCGGATCCTCTTGCACTCAATTAAACAATGAAAATATAAAAATAACAACTATTCGAGCCCTGGAAGTTGCTCATAATACTCCACCAAATAAACAATTTATTTCCTTACCTAAGCCTGAATCGTCTAGACCATATAAACCACACAAAACATCTAAAATTAAAGAAATTACCCCTGAAGAGCGTGCTCGTGCAGTAAAGAAAATTGTTAAAATCGCCCAAAGATTTAATTTAGATGTTGCCGGAGTGATTCATACCAATGTTTACTCGTTAGGGATCGCAAATAGTTTAGGAATAAATCAATTCGGTACAAGTTGTGATACCTATACGACAATCACCGCAATGTCTCAGAGCAGTTCTGGATATTGTATGGCAGTTGCGAAAGATTTTAATCAAATTAACTTTGAAGAACTGGCCAACATTGCCTGTCAGAAAGCAATACTTTCACAAAATCCTAAAGAAATTAGTCCTGGTCAATATACGGTTCTTTTAGAGCCGCATGCGGTCGCGGAGATGATAAGTTTTTTAGGGTGGTTAGAGTTTGGAGCTAAAGCTTTTGCTGAAAAGCGCTCAATTATTTCCAAATCTTTAGGCCAAAAAATTACCGGTTCTAATATTACTATCTATGACGATTGTTATCATCCGCAAGTTAATGTGTTTCCATTTGATTACGAGGGCGCTTTGCGCAAAAAAGTTGTGTTTATCGAGAAAGGGATAGCTAAAGGTGTAGTTTTTGATTCATTTTATGCACAGTTACTTAAAAAACCAAATACTGGGCATGCTTTACCAGCCCCTAATCCATATGGTCCTTACCCTTCAACGATAATTATTGAACCTGGTCAAGTTTCAATGGCTAAGATGCTTAGTATGATTGACAAAGGTATTTTAGTAACACGCTTCTGGTATACACGAGTTGTTGATCCCGACACCACAACAATTACTGGTCTTACGCGAGATGGTACATTTTGGATTGAGGACGGCAAAATCAAACATGGCGTTAAAAACTTGCGATTTACAATTAACATTTACGATACATTAAAAAATGTTTTGGCAATTTCAAAAGAAAGCGTTCTTTCCGGCGAGTTTATTCAAGTTGTAGCCCCGGCATTGTTAATTAAAGATTTTAACTTTACAGGGAAGACGGAGTATTAA
- a CDS encoding mechanosensitive ion channel family protein, with the protein MLGEKVFSELNAKYLRPDFLAKIVVKFINVGLIVIITVILYRVITTILYRYARKHSLERIRTVIPLINSLLKYIAFFFAIVATLRELGVNYGAILAGAGVVGLAVGFGAQTLIRDFIAGFFIIFEDLIRVGDIITIGNEIGSVEKIGLRTTQYREYSGILRTIPNGELTRFGNFSREFMRVIVSVDFDYNFDINRAFNVMKEIAQRWAKDNSEIILEPPEVQGIISFTKAGITLRIVCKVKPEYFWQAERDLRTKIKIEFDKLNIAIPFEQQTIHLKKINTPSSL; encoded by the coding sequence ATGCTTGGCGAAAAAGTTTTCAGTGAATTAAATGCCAAATATCTTAGACCCGATTTTTTAGCGAAAATCGTTGTAAAATTCATTAATGTTGGATTGATTGTTATTATTACGGTTATCCTTTATCGGGTTATTACCACAATACTATATCGCTATGCCCGAAAGCATTCGCTCGAACGTATTCGGACTGTAATCCCATTAATAAATAGTTTATTAAAATATATCGCATTCTTTTTTGCAATTGTTGCGACCTTGCGAGAATTAGGGGTCAATTATGGGGCGATTCTTGCCGGTGCCGGTGTCGTCGGATTAGCCGTTGGATTTGGGGCTCAAACTTTAATACGCGATTTCATTGCAGGATTTTTTATTATTTTTGAGGACCTAATCCGCGTTGGGGACATCATAACCATTGGTAACGAAATTGGCTCTGTGGAAAAAATTGGCTTGCGCACAACTCAATATCGTGAATATTCCGGTATTTTACGAACTATTCCCAATGGCGAGCTTACCCGATTTGGTAATTTTAGTCGTGAATTTATGCGTGTGATCGTCAGCGTTGATTTTGACTACAACTTTGATATTAATCGGGCATTTAATGTTATGAAAGAAATTGCCCAACGCTGGGCGAAAGATAATTCAGAAATAATTTTAGAACCGCCAGAAGTTCAAGGAATAATTAGCTTTACTAAGGCCGGTATTACTCTACGCATTGTTTGTAAAGTTAAACCAGAATATTTTTGGCAAGCAGAGCGAGATTTACGCACCAAAATTAAAATCGAATTCGATAAATTAAATATCGCAATTCCTTTTGAACAGCAGACGATCCATCTTAAAAAAATTAATACTCCGTCTTCCCTGTAA
- a CDS encoding TldD/PmbA family protein — protein sequence MDKELVLKALNAAKLKGASYADVRLIYNITERIVVKNGQVEALKRDEDSGIGIRVIANGSWGFAATARLTNDEIIKTANLAVRIAKASSTLKKHDVILDSKGKTIGTYHTQIVKDPFLIPIEEKLNLLIKIDEIMQKIKGVSLRESELSFTKKHQIFAASDDSYIEQTIYYCGGVIVATAIRGTITGERSYPGMRGHYKTMGYEFIDDLKFLEHAQRVAEEAVALTYAKECPQIETTVICDGSMTAIQIHETIGHPTELDRVLGTEVSLAGKSHLTLDKLNKFRMGSEIVNITADATIEGGLGTFGYDDEGVPAQKTYLIKNGIFCGYLTSRETAVVIGQTSNGSMRADSWASIPLIRMTNINLLPGSWKLEDLIADTDEGIYLESAGSPSIDDMRLNYHISAEVGWLIKNGKKTEMIRRPSYSGISYEIWRNCDAICNEDYWDVWGVPNCGKGDPMQTMYVGHGAAPARFRNIKIGK from the coding sequence ATGGACAAGGAATTAGTATTAAAGGCATTAAATGCTGCAAAATTAAAAGGCGCCAGCTATGCTGATGTGCGGTTAATTTATAACATTACTGAGCGCATCGTTGTAAAAAATGGCCAGGTTGAAGCATTAAAGCGCGACGAAGATTCCGGGATTGGAATCAGAGTCATTGCTAACGGATCCTGGGGATTTGCCGCTACTGCACGGTTAACCAACGATGAAATAATAAAAACAGCCAACCTGGCAGTACGAATCGCTAAAGCATCTTCTACCCTTAAGAAACACGATGTGATTTTAGATTCAAAGGGGAAAACTATAGGTACTTATCATACTCAAATAGTCAAAGATCCCTTTTTAATTCCCATTGAGGAGAAGCTTAACTTACTGATAAAAATTGATGAGATTATGCAAAAAATTAAAGGCGTATCTTTGCGGGAAAGCGAATTAAGCTTTACCAAAAAACATCAAATTTTTGCCGCCAGTGATGATTCCTACATTGAACAGACAATATATTACTGTGGGGGAGTAATTGTTGCTACCGCAATTAGAGGAACGATTACTGGTGAACGGTCATATCCAGGAATGCGGGGCCATTACAAAACAATGGGTTACGAATTCATCGACGATCTTAAATTTCTTGAACATGCCCAACGGGTTGCTGAGGAGGCCGTGGCCCTTACTTATGCTAAAGAATGTCCTCAGATCGAGACTACAGTAATTTGTGATGGTTCAATGACCGCAATTCAAATCCATGAGACAATAGGACATCCTACTGAACTTGATCGGGTTTTGGGTACCGAAGTAAGCTTGGCTGGTAAAAGTCATTTGACCTTAGATAAATTAAACAAATTCCGTATGGGCTCTGAGATTGTAAATATAACCGCTGATGCAACCATTGAAGGAGGATTAGGTACGTTCGGTTACGATGATGAGGGTGTCCCAGCTCAAAAAACTTATTTAATAAAAAACGGAATTTTTTGTGGCTATTTGACTTCCCGAGAAACTGCGGTTGTGATTGGGCAAACGTCTAATGGATCGATGCGTGCCGATTCTTGGGCTTCGATCCCATTAATAAGAATGACTAATATTAATTTGTTGCCAGGAAGCTGGAAATTAGAAGATCTTATTGCAGATACCGATGAAGGAATTTATCTGGAATCAGCCGGTTCGCCGAGTATCGACGATATGCGTCTTAATTATCATATTTCAGCCGAGGTGGGTTGGCTTATAAAAAATGGCAAAAAAACAGAAATGATTCGTCGGCCATCATATTCAGGTATATCTTATGAAATATGGCGTAACTGTGATGCTATTTGTAATGAAGATTACTGGGACGTCTGGGGTGTACCTAACTGCGGTAAAGGTGATCCAATGCAAACAATGTATGTTGGGCACGGTGCGGCTCCAGCCCGGTTCCGAAACATTAAAATAGGCAAATAG